From Camelina sativa cultivar DH55 chromosome 7, Cs, whole genome shotgun sequence, one genomic window encodes:
- the LOC104701963 gene encoding wiskott-Aldrich syndrome protein family member 2-like — MEEEDGDASTPYWLQSRRNSNTYFRRTASLGGRATTVATQIFFAGAAAILIVFFIIPPFFSSVSQIFRPHLVRRSWDYLNFVLVLFAVLCGFLSRNSNNDETNHNKEEDVSNEFSNSPSIIDRGGVTPRYWLDDRGGDQTVYKRFSRLRSVSSYPDLRLREYEDDERWRFYDDTRVSKCRYEDTDPIYPNQSYRNWQEEAKPPPEDVVQPDREGSNGEGRKVQSNGSEAEKVEVVATAEAEVVEEELTVPSAPPYIPSPPPSPPRAPPQPKQSKRKTKRVYQDVPPKEDKKERDEFVAVATPPTTPIPPPTTVYQRSNKQEKKKGGATKEFLIALRRKKKKQRQQSIDGLDLLFGSDPPLVYTMPQPPPPPPPPPPFLQGLFSSKKGKSKRTNNSNPPPPPPPPPERRYESRASITKLRKAPVESRTSKPNPPARVTQFIGTGSESPLLPIPPPPPPPPFKMPAWKFVKRGDYVRMASDISISSDEPDESDVAQSAGGSMFCLSPDVDTKADDFIARFRAGLKLEKMNSAKRGRSNLGPEPGLDESGS; from the coding sequence atggaagaagaagacggagacgCGTCTACGCCGTATTGGCTCCAATCACGCCGTAACAGCAACACTTACTTCCGCCGCACCGCAAGTCTCGGCGGCCGTGCAACCACCGTCGCCACTCAAATATTCTTCGCCGGAGCAGCTGCCATCCTCATagtcttcttcattatccctcctttcttctcctctgtttcacaGATTTTTCGACCTCATTTAGTCCGTAGAAGCTGGGACTATCTCAACTTCGTTCTCGTACTCTTCGCCGTCCTTTGCGGCTTCCTCAGCCGCAACTCCAATAATGACGAAACCAATcataacaaagaagaagacgtcAGTAACGAGTTCTCCAACTCGCCGTCCATCATCGATCGAGGAGGTGTCACACCGCGTTATTGGCTCGATGATCGTGGTGGTGATCAGACGGTGTACAAGAGGTTTAGTAGATTAAGGAGTGTTAGCTCGTATCCAGATCTGAGGCTCCGGGAATACGAAGACGATGAACGGTGGAGATTTTACGATGATACACGTGTAAGTAAATGCCGTTATGAAGATACAGATCCGATCTATCCTAATCAAAGTTACAGAAACTGGCAAGAGGAGGCTAAACCACCGCCGGAAGATGTAGTTCAACCAGACCGCGAAGGCAGCAACGGAGAAGGAAGAAAAGTACAAAGCAACGGTTCCGAAGCTGAGAAAGTTGAGGTTGTTGCGACGGCCGAAGCtgaagtagtagaagaagagctAACAGTGCCATCTGCTCCGCCGTATATCCCGTCTCCTCCACCGTCTCCGCCACGTGCTCCCCCACAGCCTAAGCAATCGAAGAGGAAGACTAAAAGAGTGTACCAAGATGTTCCTCCAAAGGAagataagaaagagagagatgaatttGTGGCGGTGGCGACGCCTCCGACAACTCCGATCCCGCCTCCGACGACTGTGTATCAGAGGAGCaataaacaagagaagaagaaaggaggagCAACCAAAGAGTTTCTGATAGCGttacggaggaagaagaagaagcagagacaaCAGAGCATCGACGGACTCGATTTACTCTTCGGCTCCGATCCTCCATTGGTCTATACAATGCCACAACCGCCGCCTCCGCCACCGCCTCCACCACCTTTCTTACAAGGGCTTTTCTCATCCAAAAAAGGTAAAAGCAAAAGAACCAACAATTCAAAtccaccgcctcctcctccgccaccacctgAACGGAGATATGAATCACGAGCATCAATCACGAAGCTCCGCAAAGCTCCAGTGGAATCACGGACATCTAAACCGAATCCGCCAGCTAGAGTTACTCAATTCATAGGCACAGGAAGCGAATCTCCATTGTTACCGATCCCGCCgccgcctcctcctccgccgtttAAAATGCCGGCTTGGAAATTTGTCAAGCGTGGAGATTACGTCAGGATGGCTAGTGACATCAGCATAAGCTCCGACGAACCCGATGAGTCGGATGTAGCTCAGTCGGCCGGTGGGAGTATGTTCTGTCTGAGCCCCGACGTAGATACCAAAGCCGATGATTTCATCGCGAGATTCAGAGCTGGACTCAAATTGGAGAAGATGAACTCTGCCAAAAGAGGGAGATCCAATTTAGGACCCGAACCTGGACTCGATGAATCCGGATCTTAA
- the LOC104701961 gene encoding protein phosphatase 2C 16-like isoform X3 — translation MEEMTPAVAMTLSLANTMCDSSSPVEITQLKNVTDSADLLSDSQNQTFSNESPMEGESELLKSGSSSSTNVLDEDEVLLSAVEDDDNSAAVISEGLLVVDAGSELSLSEIDNGRVLATAIIVGESSIEQVPTAEVVIAEDTSVEDGSGVTASEVVIRLPEENSNQLVKGRSVYELDCIPLWGTVSIQGNRSEMEDAFAVLPHFLKLPIKMLMGDHEGMSPSLTHLTGHFFGVYDGHGGHKVADYCRDRLHFALAEEIEHIKDELCKRNTGEGRQVQWEKVFTSCFLTVDGEIGGNIGRAVVGSSDKLLEAVASETVGSTAVVALVCSSHIVVSNCGDSRAVLFRGKEAMPLSVDHKPDREDEYARIENAGGKVIQWQGARVFGVLAMSRSLDPRRFFPPLDLCR, via the exons ATGGAAGAGATGACTCCTGCTGTTGCAATGACTCTTAGCTTAGCTAATACAATGTGTGACTCATCATCTCCTGTGGAGATCACTCAGCTCAAGAACGTTACCGATTCTGCTGATTTGTTATCTGATTCACAAAACCAAACCTTTTCCAACGAATCCCCCATGGAAGGTGAATCTGAACTGTTGAAAAgcgggtcttcttcttctactaatgTTTTAGATGAAGACGAGGTACTACTCTCTGCTGTGGAGGATGATGATAATAGTGCTGCAGTCATTAGTGAAG GCTTATTAGTTGTTGATGCTGGCTCTGAATTAAGCTTGTCTGAAATAGATAACGGGAGAGTTCTTGCAACTGCTATTATCGTTGGCGAATCGAGCATCGAGCAGGTCCCCACTGCTGAAGTTGTTATTGCTGAGGATACAAGTGTAGAAGATGGTTCAGGTGTAACGGCTTCTGAGGTTGTCATTCGCTTGCCTGAAGAAAATAGTAATCAGCTGGTCAAAGGTAGAAGTGTTTATGAATTAGATTGCATACCGCTTTGGGGAACCGTTTCCATTCAAGGTAATAGATCTGAGATGGAGGATGCTTTTGCCGTGTTGCCTCATTTTCTTAAACTGCCTATCAAAATGCTTATGGGAGATCATGAGGGTATGAGTCCTAGCCTCACACACCTCACTGGTCATTTTTTCGGTGTTTATGATGGTCACGGAGGCCATAAG GTTGCTGACTATTGCCGAGATAGACTCCATTTTGCCTTGGCTGAAGAAATCGAACATATAAAAGATGAGTTATGCAAGAGGAACACAGGAGAGGGTAGGCAGGTCCAGTGGGAGAAAGTCTTCACTAGTTGTTTTCTAACCGTTGATGGTGAGATTGGGGGAAACATTGGCAGAGCCGTTGTTGGTTCTTCTGATAAGCTTCTTGAGGCTGTTGCCTCTGAGACCGTAGGATCAACTGCTGTGGTTGCTTTGGTTTGCTCATCACATATAGTAGTTTCTAACTGCGGGGATTCAAGGGCGGTATTATTCCGTGGCAAAGAAGCCATGCCCTTATCAGTTGATCACAAA CCAGATAGAGAGGATGAATATGCAAGAATAGAAAATGCTGGAGGTAAAGTTATACAATGGCAAGGCGCACgtgtttttggtgttcttgCCATGTCTAGGTCCCTAG ATCCTCGGCGTTTTTTTCCTCCTCTGGACCTATGCAGGTGA
- the LOC104701961 gene encoding protein phosphatase 2C 16-like isoform X2 — MEEMTPAVAMTLSLANTMCDSSSPVEITQLKNVTDSADLLSDSQNQTFSNESPMEGESELLKSGSSSSTNVLDEDEVLLSAVEDDDNSAAVISEGLLVVDAGSELSLSEIDNGRVLATAIIVGESSIEQVPTAEVVIAEDTSVEDGSGVTASEVVIRLPEENSNQLVKGRSVYELDCIPLWGTVSIQGNRSEMEDAFAVLPHFLKLPIKMLMGDHEGMSPSLTHLTGHFFGVYDGHGGHKVADYCRDRLHFALAEEIEHIKDELCKRNTGEGRQVQWEKVFTSCFLTVDGEIGGNIGRAVVGSSDKLLEAVASETVGSTAVVALVCSSHIVVSNCGDSRAVLFRGKEAMPLSVDHKPDREDEYARIENAGGKVIQWQGARVFGVLAMSRSLGDRYLKPYVIPKPEVTFMPRSREDECLILASDGLWDVMNNQEACEMARRRILMWHKKNGAPPIAERGKGTDPACQAAADYLSMLAIQKGSKDNISIIVIDLKAQRKFKTRT; from the exons ATGGAAGAGATGACTCCTGCTGTTGCAATGACTCTTAGCTTAGCTAATACAATGTGTGACTCATCATCTCCTGTGGAGATCACTCAGCTCAAGAACGTTACCGATTCTGCTGATTTGTTATCTGATTCACAAAACCAAACCTTTTCCAACGAATCCCCCATGGAAGGTGAATCTGAACTGTTGAAAAgcgggtcttcttcttctactaatgTTTTAGATGAAGACGAGGTACTACTCTCTGCTGTGGAGGATGATGATAATAGTGCTGCAGTCATTAGTGAAGGCTTATTAGTTGTTGATGCTGGCTCTGAATTAAGCTTGTCTGAAATAGATAACGGGAGAGTTCTTGCAACTGCTATTATCGTTGGCGAATCGAGCATCGAGCAGGTCCCCACTGCTGAAGTTGTTATTGCTGAGGATACAAGTGTAGAAGATGGTTCAGGTGTAACGGCTTCTGAGGTTGTCATTCGCTTGCCTGAAGAAAATAGTAATCAGCTGGTCAAAGGTAGAAGTGTTTATGAATTAGATTGCATACCGCTTTGGGGAACCGTTTCCATTCAAGGTAATAGATCTGAGATGGAGGATGCTTTTGCCGTGTTGCCTCATTTTCTTAAACTGCCTATCAAAATGCTTATGGGAGATCATGAGGGTATGAGTCCTAGCCTCACACACCTCACTGGTCATTTTTTCGGTGTTTATGATGGTCACGGAGGCCATAAG GTTGCTGACTATTGCCGAGATAGACTCCAT TTTGCCTTGGCTGAAGAAATCGAACATATAAAAGATGAGTTATGCAAGAGGAACACAGGAGAGGGTAGGCAGGTCCAGTGGGAGAAAGTCTTCACTAGTTGTTTTCTAACCGTTGATGGTGAGATTGGGGGAAACATTGGCAGAGCCGTTGTTGGTTCTTCTGATAAGCTTCTTGAGGCTGTTGCCTCTGAGACCGTAGGATCAACTGCTGTGGTTGCTTTGGTTTGCTCATCACATATAGTAGTTTCTAACTGCGGGGATTCAAGGGCGGTATTATTCCGTGGCAAAGAAGCCATGCCCTTATCAGTTGATCACAAA CCAGATAGAGAGGATGAATATGCAAGAATAGAAAATGCTGGAGGTAAAGTTATACAATGGCAAGGCGCACgtgtttttggtgttcttgCCATGTCTAGGTCCCTAG GTGACAGATATCTGAAGCCATATGTGATCCCAAAACCGGAAGTAACATTCATGCCGAGGTCAAGAGAAGATGAGTGTCTCATACTAGCCAGTGATGGTCTTTGGGATGTAATGAACAACCAAGAAGCTTGCGAAATGGCTAGGAGACGGATCTTGATGTGGCACAAGAAGAACGGTGCACCACCTATAGCAGAGAGAGGCAAAGGAACTGACCCAGCTTGCCAAGCGGCGGCTGATTACCTCTCCATGCTTGCTATTCAAAAAGGAAGTAAAGACAACATATCCATCATTGTGATTGACTTGAAAGCTCAAAGAAAGTTCAAGACCAGAACTTGA
- the LOC104704842 gene encoding serine/threonine-protein kinase SRK2I-like: MLVGAYPFEDPEEPRDYRKTIQGILSVKYSIPEDIRISPECCHLISRIFVADPATNLPADLMDESNTGNQFQEPEQPMQSLDTIMQIISEATVPAVPNRFLDDLDLDNDMDDIGGSGEVV; encoded by the exons ATGTTGGTTGGAGCTTATCCGTTTGAAGATCCAGAAGAGCCAAGAGACTATCGGAAAACAATACAG GGAATCCTTAGCGTTAAATACTCAATCCCTGAAGACATACGGATTTCACCTGAATGCTGTCATCTAATTTCAAGAATTTTCGTGGCTGATCCTGCTACC AATCTCCCAGCTGATCTAATGGACGAGAGCAACACAGGAAACCAATTTCAGGAGCCTGAACAGCCAATGCAAAGCCTTGACACAATCATGCAGATCATCTCTGAAGCCACAGTTCCCGCTGTTCCAAACCGTTTCCTAGACGATCTTGATCTTGACAATGACATGGACGACATTGGCGGTAGCGGAGAGGTAGTTTAA
- the LOC104701961 gene encoding protein phosphatase 2C 16-like isoform X1, translating into MEEMTPAVAMTLSLANTMCDSSSPVEITQLKNVTDSADLLSDSQNQTFSNESPMEGESELLKSGSSSSTNVLDEDEVLLSAVEDDDNSAAVISEGLLVVDAGSELSLSEIDNGRVLATAIIVGESSIEQVPTAEVVIAEDTSVEDGSGVTASEVVIRLPEENSNQLVKGRSVYELDCIPLWGTVSIQGNRSEMEDAFAVLPHFLKLPIKMLMGDHEGMSPSLTHLTGHFFGVYDGHGGHKVADYCRDRLHFALAEEIEHIKDELCKRNTGEGRQVQWEKVFTSCFLTVDGEIGGNIGRAVVGSSDKLLEAVASETVGSTAVVALVCSSHIVVSNCGDSRAVLFRGKEAMPLSVDHKPDREDEYARIENAGGKVIQWQGARVFGVLAMSRSLGDRYLKPYVIPKPEVTFMPRSREDECLILASDGLWDVMNNQEACEMARRRILMWHKKNGAPPIAERGKGTDPACQAAADYLSMLAIQKGSKDNISIIVIDLKAQRKFKTRT; encoded by the exons ATGGAAGAGATGACTCCTGCTGTTGCAATGACTCTTAGCTTAGCTAATACAATGTGTGACTCATCATCTCCTGTGGAGATCACTCAGCTCAAGAACGTTACCGATTCTGCTGATTTGTTATCTGATTCACAAAACCAAACCTTTTCCAACGAATCCCCCATGGAAGGTGAATCTGAACTGTTGAAAAgcgggtcttcttcttctactaatgTTTTAGATGAAGACGAGGTACTACTCTCTGCTGTGGAGGATGATGATAATAGTGCTGCAGTCATTAGTGAAG GCTTATTAGTTGTTGATGCTGGCTCTGAATTAAGCTTGTCTGAAATAGATAACGGGAGAGTTCTTGCAACTGCTATTATCGTTGGCGAATCGAGCATCGAGCAGGTCCCCACTGCTGAAGTTGTTATTGCTGAGGATACAAGTGTAGAAGATGGTTCAGGTGTAACGGCTTCTGAGGTTGTCATTCGCTTGCCTGAAGAAAATAGTAATCAGCTGGTCAAAGGTAGAAGTGTTTATGAATTAGATTGCATACCGCTTTGGGGAACCGTTTCCATTCAAGGTAATAGATCTGAGATGGAGGATGCTTTTGCCGTGTTGCCTCATTTTCTTAAACTGCCTATCAAAATGCTTATGGGAGATCATGAGGGTATGAGTCCTAGCCTCACACACCTCACTGGTCATTTTTTCGGTGTTTATGATGGTCACGGAGGCCATAAG GTTGCTGACTATTGCCGAGATAGACTCCATTTTGCCTTGGCTGAAGAAATCGAACATATAAAAGATGAGTTATGCAAGAGGAACACAGGAGAGGGTAGGCAGGTCCAGTGGGAGAAAGTCTTCACTAGTTGTTTTCTAACCGTTGATGGTGAGATTGGGGGAAACATTGGCAGAGCCGTTGTTGGTTCTTCTGATAAGCTTCTTGAGGCTGTTGCCTCTGAGACCGTAGGATCAACTGCTGTGGTTGCTTTGGTTTGCTCATCACATATAGTAGTTTCTAACTGCGGGGATTCAAGGGCGGTATTATTCCGTGGCAAAGAAGCCATGCCCTTATCAGTTGATCACAAA CCAGATAGAGAGGATGAATATGCAAGAATAGAAAATGCTGGAGGTAAAGTTATACAATGGCAAGGCGCACgtgtttttggtgttcttgCCATGTCTAGGTCCCTAG GTGACAGATATCTGAAGCCATATGTGATCCCAAAACCGGAAGTAACATTCATGCCGAGGTCAAGAGAAGATGAGTGTCTCATACTAGCCAGTGATGGTCTTTGGGATGTAATGAACAACCAAGAAGCTTGCGAAATGGCTAGGAGACGGATCTTGATGTGGCACAAGAAGAACGGTGCACCACCTATAGCAGAGAGAGGCAAAGGAACTGACCCAGCTTGCCAAGCGGCGGCTGATTACCTCTCCATGCTTGCTATTCAAAAAGGAAGTAAAGACAACATATCCATCATTGTGATTGACTTGAAAGCTCAAAGAAAGTTCAAGACCAGAACTTGA
- the LOC104704841 gene encoding uncharacterized protein LOC104704841, with the protein MAESSKRSATKGEATPAVIKATKSLKELKREPVDDLKTKVNLKKPKKDVIIAHPGKEKSEMKEIMKGIADRLQRLEAKVDLLATKADLQAILIAVKGKKVPAMKPPAEAASDSETETTSSEDEPSSSEEPANKPAASAKPAASAKPAAAKVSPSSVGGNGQTISVRGFDTSIPVDDIKSALSSYFSSFEEITRVFVPADRQTGASLGYAYIDLKQGAEKALKLRRHDVGGWNLVVGEAEPIRSGSSWPFPGRCGSIGRCRYC; encoded by the coding sequence ATGGCTGAGTCTAGCAAGAGATCCGCAACCAAAGGTGAAGCAACTCCTGCCGTGATTAAGGCCACAAAGTCTTTGAAAGAACTCAAGAGGGAGCCGGTAGATGATTTAAAGACCAAAGTGAATCTGAAGAAGCCGAAGAAAGATGTGATAATTGCTCATCCCGGGAAGGAAAAATCTGAGATGAAGGAGATTATGAAAGGAATCGCTGATCGTCTTCAGCGGCTCGAAGCAAAGGTGGATTTGTTGGCAACGAAGGCAGATCTACAGGCGATTTTGATCGCAGTAAAGGGTAAGAAAGTTCCTGCCATGAAGCCTCCTGCTGAGGCTGCTTCTGACAGCGAGACAGAGACCACTTCGTCTGAGGATGAACCATCTTCTTCTGAGGAACCTGCAAATAAACCTGCTGCAAGTGCCAAGCCAGCTGCAAGTGCCAAGCCAGCAGCTGCTAAAGTTTCTCCATCCTCTGTTGGTGGCAATGGTCAAACGATCTCTGTTAGGGGATTTGACACTTCCATTCCTGTGGATGATATCAAGAGCGCATTGAGTagttatttctcttcttttgaggAGATTACACGCGTATTTGTTCCCGCAGACCGTCAAACCGGTGCTTCCTTGGGATATGCTTACATTGATCTGAAACAAGGAGCAGAGAAGGCGTTGAAACTTCGTAGACATGACGTGGGAGGATGGAATCTTGTAGTTGGTGAGGCTGAACCAATTCGCAGTGGAAGTAGTTGGCCTTTTCCCGGCCGTTGTGGCTCTATTGGCCGTTGTAGATACTGTTGA
- the LOC104701964 gene encoding threonine synthase 2, chloroplastic: protein MASLSFLHSATYLPSHSETTLKPHSSAVSLTVRCTISATPPSPPPPKHRRSPDENIRDEARRRPHQLQNLSARYVPFDAPPSSTESYSLDEIVYRSQSGGLLDVQHDFAALKRYDGEFWRKLFDSRVGKTNWPYGSGVWSKKEWVLPEIDDDDIVSAFEGNSNLFWAERFGKQYLQMNDLWVKHCGISHTGSFKDLGMTVLVSQVNRLRKMNKPVVGVGCASTGDTSAALSAYCAAAGIPSIVFLPADKISMAQLVQPIANGAFVLSIDTDFDGCMHLIREVTAELPIYLANSLNSLRLEGQKTAAIEILQQFNWEVPDWVIVPGGNLGNIYAFYKGFHMCKELGLVDRIPRLVCAQAANANPLYLHYKSGFKEDFNPLKANTTFASAIQIGDPVSIDRAVYALKKSNGIVEEATEEELMDATALADSTGMFICPHTGVALTALMKLRKSGVIEANDRTVVVSTAHGLKFTESKIDYHSKNIKEMACRLANPPVKVKAKFGSVMDVLKEYLASNESKC from the exons aTGGCCTCACTCTCTTTTCTCCACTCAGCCACCTACTTACCTTCCCACTCTGAAACCACACTCAAACCTCACTCCTCCGCCGTCTCCTTAACCGTCCGATGCACCATCTCCGCCACTCCTCCCTCTCCTCCACCTCCTAAACACCGCCGTTCCCCCGATGAGAACATCCGCGACGAAGCTCGTCGCCGTCCTCACCAACTCCAAAACCTCTCCGCACGCTACGTCCCTTTCGACGCTCCACCTTCTTCAACCGAATCCTACTCCCTCGACGAGATCGTCTACCGTTCACAATCCGGTGGTCTCCTCGACGTTCAGCACGATTTCGCCGCCTTGAAACGCTACGACGGAGAGTTCTGGCGTAAACTCTTCGACTCTCGCGTCGGCAAAACCAATTGGCCGTACGGATCAGGCGTTTGGTCTAAGAAAGAATGGGTTCTCCCCGAGATCGACGATGACGACATCGTCTCTGCTTTCGAAGGCAACTCAAATCTCTTCTGGGCTGAGCGATTCGGTAAACAGTATCTTCAGATGAACGATCTATGGGTGAAACATTGTGGAATCAGCCACACTGGCTCGTTTAAAGATCTAGGCATGACTGTTCTTGTTTCCCAG GTGAATCGTCTCCGGAAAATGAACAAACCAGTTGTTGGAGTTGGATGCGCTTCCACTGGAGATACCTCCGCTGCTCTATCCGCTTACTGTGCTGCCGCCGGAATCCCGTCGATCGTGTTCTTACCGGCGGACAAAATCTCCATGGCTCAGCTTGTTCAGCCGATTGCAAACGGAGCGTTTGTGCTTAGTATTGACACTGATTTCGATGGATGTATGCATTTGATCAGAGAAGTCACGGCAGAGCTTCCGATTTACTTGGCGAACTCTCTCAACAGCCTCCGTCTCGAAGGACAAAAGACGGCGGCGATTGAGATATTGCAGCAGTTCAACTGGGAAGTTCCTGACTGGGTCATTGTTCCTGGAGGCAATCTTGGTAACATCTATGCGTTTTACAAAGGGTTTCATATGTGTAAAGAGTTAGGTCTTGTTGATAGAATCCCTAGGCTTGTTTGTGCTCAAGCTGCTAACGCAAATCCACTTTACTTGCACTACAAATCTGGTTTTAAAGAAGATTTCAATCCGTTGAAAGCAAACACTACTTTTGCTTCTGCGATTCAGATCGGTGATCCTGTTTCGATTGATAGAGCTGTGTATGCGTTGAAGAAATCTAATGGAATTGTTGAGGAAGCTACGGAAGAGGAGTTGATGGATGCAACAGCTCTTGCTGATTCTACGGGGATGTTTATTTGCCCGCATACAGGTGTGGCATTGACGGCATTGATGAAGCTGAGGAAGTCTGGAGTTATAGAAGCTAATGATCGGACTGTGGTGGTGAGTACAGCTCATGGATTGAAGTTTACGGAGAGTAAGATTGATTATCATTCCAAGAACATTAAGGAGATGGCTTGTAGATTGGCAAATCCACCAGTTAAGGTTAAGGCAAAGTTTGGTTCGGTTATGGATGTTCTCAAGGAGTATCTTGCGAGCAATGAATCTAAGTGTTAA